In Papaver somniferum cultivar HN1 chromosome 9, ASM357369v1, whole genome shotgun sequence, the genomic stretch AGACACCCAAGCTTATTGTATCGTTGATGTCGCATGTGTTTCCCATTATGGGAGAAGTGCTTCTGCAGGATGCACTACATTAGACGATAGGACTGCTGCACTAccgggggttagtcgtgggagagttcgagagattttaatgtatttgtgttttctcctgttagtcgtgggggaatttgagggagtctctccaaatccccgttagtcgtgggggagtttagaggagtctcctaaactccctagaaaacacctgttagtcgttggggagtttaaaaaaagctcttgaactccctgttagtcataaaaccctacaatactagggagttggttgctttagggagttcgaaggagtttttagtgtattttggtctcacaacaaatctctcaaaagagtagagatttgggaaggagtttggtgcgtagaaaaccataggagaaagaagaggaaacgttttttccaggtatgtttttttttcttctttgatctccatgattgtttatagtTTGATTtatgtactattttgattgtttttcatatctttgatctccataattgtttattttgattgtgtatagttttttttgtgCGTACTCTCTCTCTCGGTCAAAACCCTAATAGTGTTTTTCGTATAGATTTTTCTGAAAAACATGTTCCTGCCCTGTTTGTCGAGACGATTATGACATACCTATAAAACTCATTCCTttgtgatataatttttatgttaaagaggagtttcttagctttgcaactagaccaaatttgttgaattccatcacacaatgatttttgtatgattttttgagtaaagaccgtgaaatctaaaaaaattctgaCGACGTATTCAAGTCCTGAAAACGTGATTCCTGCCCTGTTTGTCGAGACGATTCTGACATACCTATAAAACTCATTCCTttgtgatataatttttatgttaaagaggagtttcttagctttgcaaccagaccaaatttgttgaattccatCACACAATGAGTTTTGTATGATTTTTTGAGTAAAGACCGTGAAATCTAAAAAATTTCTGACGACGTATTCAAGTCCTGAAAACGTGATTCCTGCCCTGTTTGTCGAGGCGATTCTGACATACCTATAAAACTCATTCCTttgtgatataatttttatgttaaagaggagtttattaGCTTTGCAACCAgaccaaatttgttgaattccatCACACAATGATTTTTGTATGATGTTTTGAGTAAAGACCGTGAAATCTAAAAAATTTCTGACGACGTATTCAAGTCCTGAAAACGTGATTTCTACCCTGTTTTTCGAGATGATTCTGACATATCTATAAAACTCATTCCTCtgtgatataatttttatgttaaagaggagtttcttagctttgcaacaagaccaaatttgttgaattccatcacacaatgatttttgtatgattttttgagtaaagattgtgaaatctaaaattttctgacgacgtattcaagtcctgaaaacgtgatttctgccctgtttgtcgagatgattctgacatatctataaaactcattcctttgtgatataatttttatgttaaagaggagtttcttaGCTTTGCAACAAGACCAAATTTTTGAATTCCATCACACAatgatttttgtatgatttttttgagtaaagattgtgaaatctaaaattttctgaagacgtattcaagtcctgaaaacgtgatttctgccctgtttgtcgagatgattctgacatatctataaaactcattcctttgtgatataatttttatgttaaagaggagtttcttagctttgcaacaagaccaaatttgttgaattccatcacacaatgatttttgtatgatttttttgagtaaagattgtgaaatctaaaattttctgaagacgtattcaagtcctgaaaacgtgatttctgccctgtttgtcgagatgattctgacatatctataaaactcattcctttgcgatataatttttatgttaaagaggagtttcttagctttgcaacaagaccaaatttgtttaattccatcacacaatgatttttgtatgatttttttgAGTAAAGATTGTGAAATCTAAAATTTTCTGAAGACGTATTCAAGTCCTGAAAACGTGATTTCTGCCCTGTTTGTCGAGATGATTCTGACATATCTATAAAAATCATTCCTTTGcgatataatttttatgttaaagaggagtttcttagctttgcaacaagaccaaatttgttgaattccatcacacagtgatttttgtatgattttttgaGTAAAGATTGTGAAATCTAAAATTTTCTGAAGACGTATTCAAGTCCTGAAAACGTGATTTCTGCCATGTTTGGTTTAGACCTTTGGGCACAGCTATCTCTTCTTtcttgctttgttaagttctagtattagtctaagtacGATGTAGTtaacatgtcacaccatagaatggaaaaatccagccaatcttctgaaaacaacaagaagaaaaagaatgttaggaagaataagaatacggaaccggaaacggaagtgactacgaattacaaaaaatggacaACTTGAGAGACTGATaaattattggaactgttggtagaagctacacttgagaagaagaaagacactagtggatgttttactaagagaatagtggaagaggagatacttccaaaacttaaccaagcatgtggttgtgacaaatcttttgagaactataaagggaaacatagatggctgaagactagatttggtcaataccaggatttgtttaaatcttgtacttctggattcggttgggatgatgctaacaagatgattactggatccgacgagatgtggaaaaattactttgaggtatgtgtgtgttacttactgacaactaatttgatatttttttcttctattttgtgcagagttctaattcatgctttatcctttatttattttgtgtgttAACAGAGACATCCAAACCAAACTAACTTAAGGGAAGATAATGGTAAAGACTATGGTGACTTGCTTATTGTTTTTGGGAATAAATGTGCTTCTGGAAAAGttacagttgatcttacccatgagggtacaagtgctagaacctgtgataaggaagatgaacaagatAATTACTTCGATGTTGATTATACTCAACGAGAGCAATATGGTAGTGCTTTTAACGTATCATACGTGGGATATGGCTTAGAGGAAACTGATgaacaagataaagatgaaactcaagataTGAACACAACGAAAATTCCCGTCAGAAAAACGGCACCAAAGAAAAGACCAAGGTGTGACATTGGTGACTCTTCTACATCAACTAATCCTACTGGGCAGTCTGATTATCTAGAGAAATTGATTGCCAACAGTTCATCGATTGTTTATTCTATTGATTCAATGCATGCTCTTAttgcgaaagagaaagaagaccgcaaaattgaaaaagaaatgcgtagaattgataaggataagaaagataaccaagtatgggatcttgtttatggcatgaatgaaatttctttggaagataagctgaaagtaattgaaatgctggacaacaatcacaagaagaacttattcatacgttttactcctgaagagagaaagttgtggattggttcaaagttaaaagcataaacctgtcatctttgcaagtttctattaggtttaatgggcttttagagttacaacatttgatcgtttttcttcgtaactattagtatttaatttttttttctccaagtTGAGAACTTATTATTATGGATTGATTGCTACTAATTTTTATGGATTGACATCTTTATGGTTATTATGAttgaatttatgaactttatattctatatgcttattttctatatacatatacttttatgcttttgaaataatgatgattctaataaaaaaaagtacttttatcctttttaggtgaacatgtctgatttggatttatctactgatagtgaagatgaagcctttgatacagaagaagaaagcagtgatgatgaagaggtaagcagcaataatgaatttgaactatccattttttgaatatactttcagcggtgcattcatggttgatggatataatcaagcaattgcaatacatacaaagtcagcgtattgaaagaccaatgagacgcccagttactttgtttggatataactatataaggagagttttgcgtcaagacccagaaaactttcgaagaagttataggatgtaccctgatatttttctaaaactatgttgtatcattagagaaagtacatcattatgtgatacaagatgtgtttctattgaagaaatgcttggtacatttttactcgttgttggccaaagttcacgatattgcacaatacgtgacacatttggtcgctctcgatggacagttagtaaaaacttcaacaggatGTTGCGAGCTTTAAATGTTATAGCTCCGAGGATGATGGCTAagccaacaagtgcaactccatttaaaattcgtgagagtacacgattttatccttactttaaggattgcattggagctatggacggtacacatatcccagcaatggtagagaaaagaaatgcagccgtttatcggaatcgacatggaattacatctcaaaatgtgttagcggtttgcaagttcgacttggagttcatatacgtgatcagtggatgggaagggtctgctcatgattcgaaaatacttaacgacgcaatgacaaaaagaaatggactgaaaataccgcaaggtaattttacttttatctaatgtgaatttttgagttttttggttaagttattttcgggttctacttgacgaagttttctttttgtgttttattcaggtaaatattacttgggggatggtggCTTTGCAAACCAacgatattgtttaacaccatttcgtggccgacgttatcatttgaaagaattttctggtatgggtaatcatgcgaaaaaggctgaagaattatttaacatgcgtcatgcttctttgaggaatgtagtttAAAGATTATTTggtgttgtgaagtctcgtttcttgatctttaagtctcaacctccatttccgtatcaggtgcaagcggagataatgacagcttgtgcaggcctacacaacttcttacgaaaagaatgccgttcagatgagtttccggtcgaggaagaggaagaggaagatagccatccatcaacgcttgtaaatgacgacgaaattttgacacaacaaactcaagaacaacaacgtcaagaagctaatgcatggagaaagagtatagcggatgatatgtgggaaaatgctcgtgaacaaagggagttagaattgtatggagaccgttaaattgaagagaaaaaaatatctcgTTACACAAAATaatatactattgatacagagatatgatcattttcatttatttttttcttttgattaaagatcaatgttatttgcaaatgagagtttattgtttcttaaaagagaatgaattaggagtgaactctctcaaactcccccgaa encodes the following:
- the LOC113308799 gene encoding uncharacterized protein LOC113308799, with the protein product MITGSDEMWKNYFERHPNQTNLREDNGKDYGDLLIVFGNKCASGKVTVDLTHEGTSARTCDKEDEQDNYFDVDYTQREQYGSAFNVSYVGYGLEETDEQDKDETQDMNTTKIPVRKTAPKKRPRCDIGDSSTSTNPTGQSDYLEKLIANSSSIVYSIDSMHALIAKEKEDRKIEKEMRRIDKDKKDNQVWDLVYGMNEISLEDKLKVIEMLDNNHKKNLFIRFTPEERKLWIGSKLKA
- the LOC113310123 gene encoding uncharacterized protein LOC113310123, with amino-acid sequence MLRALNVIAPRMMAKPTSATPFKIRESTRFYPYFKDCIGAMDGTHIPAMVEKRNAAVYRNRHGITSQNVLAVCKFDLEFIYVISGWEGSAHDSKILNDAMTKRNGLKIPQECRSDEFPVEEEEEEDSHPSTLVNDDEILTQQTQEQQRQEANAWRKSIADDMWE